One window of the Salvia splendens isolate huo1 chromosome 1, SspV2, whole genome shotgun sequence genome contains the following:
- the LOC121757181 gene encoding transcription factor JAMYB-like produces MGDTLEARNGNSGMNNKEEILSVKKGTWSSHEDSILINYIAVHGQGRWNVVARDSGLRRNGKSCRLRWKNYLQPNVQRGNITVEEQLCIMKLHSLYGNRWSKIAKLLPGRTDNEIKNYWRSQVLKPAKQLKYDTNSMELREFVRDIWLQKLSERIHANNNDNNNNNNNNNLASVSGVMMNYSAESVGMDYWSNSISCDQIAVENNLCNSSSDCGFHDYMLDFGQQ; encoded by the exons ATGGGCGATACCTTGGAAGCTAGAAATGGCAACTCAGGTATGAATAATAAAGAAGAGATATTAAGCGTGAAAAAGGGTACATGGTCTTCGCATGAAGATTCCATACTTATCAACTACATCGCAGTTCATGGCCAAGGCCGTTGGAATGTTGTTGCTCGAGACTCAG GGTTGAGGCGGAATGGCAAGAGTTGCAGATTGAGATGGAAAAACTACTTGCAACCAAATGTTCAACGAGGGAATATTACAGTTGAGGAGCAGCTTTGCATTATGAAGCTCCACTCCCTCTATGGAAATCG GTGGTCGAAAATAGCTAAGTTGTTGCCTGGTCGAACTGATAATGAAATCAAGAACTATTGGAGAAGTCAAGTTTTAAAGCCTGCAAAGCAGCTGAAATACGACACAAATAGCATGGAGTTGAGGGAGTTCGTTCGTGACATATGGCTTCAAAAATTGTCTGAAAGGATTCATgctaataataatgataataataataataataataataataatcttgcAAGTGTTAGCGGGGTGATGATGAATTACAGTGCTGAAAGTGTTGGAATGGATTATTGGTCGAATAGCATTTCATGTGATCAAATTGCAGTCGAGAATAATTT